The proteins below come from a single Herpetosiphonaceae bacterium genomic window:
- a CDS encoding phosphatidate cytidylyltransferase, whose translation MDSANAVSERSRKPLDSNLIQRILSAIVLLPIVALIVWWGEPLVSATVILLAVIALHELFGLFRGGGYQPRRSAGYLSVTLFIVAAALRARVGLDWTGLALITSIIASLSVELPRRNRQHELLHWSLTLSGATYIGWTLAHFVLLRAIGTPLEPSTLPRVLRLEPGAAWVVYVLIITFANDTGAYFTGRLWGSHRMAPYISPKKSWEGAVGGLVLATLVGAGLVPLLGLPIPLWVGALLGTIGSIAGQAGDLAESLIKRQVNIKDSGHIIPGHGGILDRIDSLLFTVPVLYYMITLFLSIG comes from the coding sequence ATGGACAGCGCGAACGCCGTTTCGGAGCGCTCCCGGAAACCGCTCGATAGCAATCTGATCCAGCGCATCTTGAGCGCGATCGTGCTGCTGCCGATCGTCGCGCTGATCGTCTGGTGGGGCGAGCCGCTCGTCAGCGCCACCGTCATTCTCCTGGCGGTGATCGCGCTGCACGAGCTGTTTGGCTTATTCCGGGGTGGCGGCTATCAGCCACGGCGGAGCGCGGGCTATCTCAGCGTGACCCTGTTCATCGTCGCGGCGGCGCTGCGGGCGCGCGTGGGTCTGGACTGGACCGGCCTGGCGCTGATCACGTCGATCATCGCGTCGCTCAGCGTCGAATTGCCTCGCCGCAATCGCCAGCACGAGCTGCTGCACTGGTCGCTGACGCTATCGGGCGCGACGTATATCGGCTGGACGCTGGCGCACTTTGTCTTGCTGCGCGCGATCGGCACGCCGCTCGAACCGTCGACCTTGCCGCGCGTTCTGCGGCTGGAGCCGGGCGCGGCCTGGGTCGTCTATGTCCTGATCATCACCTTCGCCAACGATACCGGCGCGTACTTCACCGGGCGGCTGTGGGGCAGCCATCGCATGGCACCCTATATCTCGCCCAAGAAAAGCTGGGAAGGGGCGGTCGGCGGCCTCGTCCTCGCCACGCTGGTCGGCGCTGGCCTGGTGCCGCTGCTGGGGTTGCCGATCCCGCTCTGGGTCGGCGCGCTGCTCGGCACGATCGGCAGTATCGCCGGGCAGGCCGGGGATCTGGCCGAGTCGTTGATCAAACGTCAGGTCAATATCAAAGACTCCGGTCATATTATCCCCGGACACGGCGGCAT
- a CDS encoding isoprenyl transferase: MSAVPRHIAIIMDGNGRWARQRGLPRAVGHRAGVDNIRRIVQECKAQGVDHLTLYAFSTENWNRPGPEVRALMTLFGEFIDRETHELHREGVCIRHLGKIEHLSSTLQQKVRYALDLTQHNTTMTLAVALDYGGRDEIVHAVRALIAQGCTPGEITEETIAEHLYTGGMPDPDLIIRTGGEFRLSNFLIWQAAYAEFYSSPVFWPDFGTEELRQAIAAYGQRERRFGALPETAR; this comes from the coding sequence ATGAGCGCGGTCCCGCGACATATCGCAATCATTATGGATGGCAATGGCCGATGGGCCAGGCAACGAGGATTGCCACGTGCCGTAGGCCACCGTGCTGGCGTCGATAATATCCGGCGCATCGTGCAAGAGTGTAAGGCACAGGGCGTCGATCATCTCACCTTGTATGCGTTCAGCACGGAAAATTGGAACCGGCCCGGCCCGGAAGTGCGCGCGCTGATGACGCTCTTCGGCGAGTTTATCGATCGCGAGACGCATGAGCTGCATCGTGAGGGCGTCTGTATTCGTCACCTGGGCAAGATCGAACATCTATCGAGCACGCTCCAGCAGAAAGTGCGGTATGCGCTCGATCTGACGCAGCATAACACGACGATGACGCTGGCTGTTGCGCTGGACTACGGCGGACGCGACGAGATCGTCCATGCGGTACGCGCGCTGATCGCTCAGGGCTGCACACCAGGCGAGATCACCGAGGAAACGATCGCGGAGCACCTGTACACCGGGGGCATGCCCGATCCCGATCTGATCATTCGCACAGGCGGCGAGTTCCGGCTGAGCAATTTTTTGATCTGGCAGGCCGCATACGCCGAGTTTTATAGTTCGCCGGTCTTCTGGCCCGACTTTGGCACCGAAGAGCTGCGACAGGCAATAGCCGCCTATGGACAGCGCGAACGCCGTTTCGGAGCGCTCCCGGAAACCGCTCGATAG
- the frr gene encoding ribosome recycling factor, which produces MVKDTLNQAETKMKKTVEALRHHLNSIRTGRASPALIEHLHVEYYGSDMPLNQLANISAPEARMLMIQPWDKGSMKAIEKAIQQSDLGLNPNNDGQVIRLAIPALTEQRRKELVKLVKKEVEEQKVSLRNVRRDAQSDLKKLESDKQISEDELKRAQEKLEQLTTQYTKELDQLGHTKEQEVMEV; this is translated from the coding sequence ATGGTCAAGGATACCCTCAACCAGGCCGAAACAAAGATGAAAAAGACGGTCGAGGCGCTGCGGCACCATCTCAACAGTATCCGCACGGGCCGCGCATCGCCCGCGCTGATCGAGCACCTGCACGTCGAGTACTACGGCTCGGACATGCCGCTGAATCAGCTTGCCAACATCTCCGCTCCCGAAGCACGCATGCTCATGATTCAGCCGTGGGATAAAGGCTCGATGAAGGCGATCGAAAAAGCGATCCAGCAATCGGATCTGGGCCTGAATCCCAACAACGACGGGCAGGTCATCCGCCTCGCGATCCCGGCGCTGACCGAGCAGCGCCGCAAAGAGCTGGTCAAGCTGGTCAAGAAAGAAGTCGAAGAGCAGAAGGTTTCGCTGCGCAACGTACGCCGCGACGCCCAGAGCGACCTGAAGAAGCTCGAAAGCGACAAGCAGATCAGCGAAGATGAGCTGAAGCGGGCGCAGGAAAAGCTCGAACAGCTTACCACGCAGTACACCAAAGAGCTTGATCAGCTTGGTCATACTAAAGAGCAAGAAGTGATGGAAGTCTAG
- the pyrH gene encoding UMP kinase translates to MSQPKYKRALLKLSGEALAGERGFGVDPGVVQFIAREIESMQELGGEVAVVVGGGNFWRGGTAIAEGMDAPQAHYAGMLATIMNALALQDALEQHGLHTRAMTAIQMDQVAEPYIRRRATRHLEKGRVIILAAGTGNPFFTTDTAAALRAAELDADVILMAKNRVDGVYDADPRLERTAKKFDRISYLEAINRGLQVMDSTALTFCMDNNLPIVVFDLFKPGNAARIIAGEHVGTLVTKE, encoded by the coding sequence ATGAGTCAACCAAAATACAAACGCGCGCTGCTGAAGCTCAGCGGCGAGGCCCTGGCCGGTGAGCGCGGCTTTGGCGTCGATCCGGGCGTTGTGCAGTTCATCGCCCGCGAGATCGAGTCGATGCAGGAGCTAGGCGGCGAAGTCGCCGTCGTCGTCGGCGGCGGCAATTTTTGGCGCGGCGGCACAGCCATTGCTGAAGGTATGGATGCTCCACAGGCGCATTACGCAGGCATGCTTGCGACGATCATGAACGCGCTGGCGCTTCAGGATGCCCTTGAACAACATGGGCTGCACACACGCGCGATGACGGCGATCCAGATGGATCAGGTGGCGGAGCCGTATATTCGGCGGCGCGCGACTCGACATCTGGAAAAGGGACGTGTCATAATACTGGCAGCGGGCACCGGCAATCCCTTCTTCACCACGGATACCGCTGCGGCGCTTCGCGCTGCGGAATTGGATGCGGATGTGATCCTCATGGCAAAAAACCGCGTCGACGGCGTGTACGACGCCGATCCACGGCTGGAGCGCACGGCGAAGAAGTTCGATCGCATCAGCTACCTTGAGGCGATCAACCGTGGCCTCCAGGTGATGGATAGCACCGCGCTGACCTTCTGCATGGATAATAACCTGCCGATCGTCGTCTTTGATCTCTTCAAGCCAGGCAATGCCGCACGCATTATTGCAGGCGAGCATGTGGGAACGCTGGTGACGAAAGAATAG
- the tsf gene encoding translation elongation factor Ts produces the protein MAVSMDQVRELRERTGAGILDCKKVLEQTGGDMKQALAILREKGLQVLDKKAGREAKEGRIDVYIHAGNKMAAMVEIDCETDFVARNDEFIKLVKDVALHIASNPDVKYITRDQVPAGEAEAYDSGTPEEYYEKTVLMVQPFVRNPSESIEDMVRNTAAKTGENIVIRRFVRYEIGA, from the coding sequence ATGGCAGTGTCGATGGATCAGGTAAGAGAGCTGCGGGAGCGCACCGGCGCGGGTATTCTGGATTGCAAAAAAGTGCTGGAGCAGACCGGCGGCGACATGAAGCAGGCGCTCGCGATTCTGCGCGAGAAGGGCTTGCAGGTGCTCGACAAGAAGGCGGGCCGCGAAGCGAAGGAAGGCCGCATCGACGTGTACATCCACGCCGGCAACAAGATGGCGGCGATGGTCGAGATCGACTGTGAAACCGACTTCGTGGCGCGCAACGACGAGTTTATCAAGCTGGTCAAGGACGTGGCGCTGCACATCGCCAGCAACCCCGACGTCAAGTACATCACCAGGGATCAGGTGCCAGCAGGCGAGGCCGAAGCCTACGATTCAGGCACGCCCGAAGAGTACTACGAGAAGACCGTGCTGATGGTGCAGCCGTTCGTGCGCAATCCCAGCGAGTCGATCGAGGACATGGTGCGCAACACAGCGGCCAAGACCGGCGAGAATATCGTGATCCGCCGCTTCGTACGCTACGAGATCGGCGCGTAG
- the rpsB gene encoding 30S ribosomal protein S2 → MAQAQAPAQRERVISMRELLEAGVHFGHQTRRWNPKMRPFIFTERNGIHIIDLQQTIPAVQTAYEFISDLAARGQKVLFVGTKKQAQDIVAEEAARSNQYAVTNRWLGGTLTNFQTIRERLNHLAELEARRDRGDFAKLTKAEGLKLEEEIVKLNRTFGGIKTMDRLPGALFIVDPHREQLAVAEARKLGLPILAMVDTNCNPDVIDFVIPANDDAIRGVRLIVSKLADAAIEGQQRRQARYEGATNEAV, encoded by the coding sequence TTGGCACAAGCACAAGCACCTGCCCAGCGCGAGCGCGTCATCAGCATGCGCGAGCTTTTGGAGGCGGGCGTGCATTTTGGGCACCAGACACGGCGCTGGAATCCCAAGATGCGCCCGTTCATCTTCACCGAGCGGAACGGCATTCACATCATCGATCTTCAGCAGACGATTCCTGCCGTGCAGACAGCATACGAGTTCATCTCAGACCTGGCGGCGCGCGGACAGAAAGTGCTGTTCGTGGGCACGAAAAAGCAGGCGCAGGACATCGTGGCCGAAGAAGCGGCCCGATCGAACCAATATGCCGTTACGAACCGCTGGCTGGGCGGTACGCTGACAAACTTTCAGACTATTCGGGAGCGGCTCAACCACCTGGCCGAGCTTGAGGCCCGCCGTGATCGCGGCGACTTTGCCAAGCTGACCAAGGCGGAAGGGCTGAAGCTCGAAGAAGAGATCGTCAAGCTGAACCGGACCTTCGGCGGCATCAAGACGATGGATCGGCTGCCGGGCGCGCTGTTCATCGTCGATCCGCACCGCGAGCAGCTAGCGGTTGCCGAGGCGCGCAAGCTGGGCCTTCCGATCCTCGCGATGGTCGACACGAACTGCAATCCCGATGTCATCGATTTCGTCATTCCGGCGAACGACGATGCCATTCGCGGCGTGCGGCTGATCGTGTCCAAGCTGGCCGACGCCGCGATCGAAGGCCAGCAGCGCCGCCAGGCGCGCTACGAGGGCGCAACGAACGAAGCGGTCTAG